A single genomic interval of Stieleria maiorica harbors:
- a CDS encoding glycosyltransferase family 4 protein — MQAGNLGRSSDIGPYAPTPIVLHPQATAPEDEFANQGGAPLPISTVRVLHVVNGEHFAGAERVQSHLGRCLPRYSVQADFACVKPGLFAKTLADHGGAWGGCYRTEMKNRFDVRAAWKIRQLARRNHYDLLHAHTPRTAMIASLASRLTGLPWIYHVHSPAARDSSKPLTNHLNAAVEKLSLRGCNHLITVSESLRLDCIRRGCREEDVSVVHNGVPAICPERTRTPMVGGRWVLGMVALMRPRKGLEVALEAVAKLRDRHDVRLRIIGPFETEAYKESIEDLIAQLQITGLIERVGFTENVPAELAKLDAMVLPSLYGEGLPMVVLEAMAAGLPVVATRVEGTPEAVTDGAQGLLAEPGDAESLAGKLDELISGVHDWQQMSNAAIERHGEAFSDIAMASRTADVYRKVLANTIPTIR, encoded by the coding sequence ATGCAAGCTGGAAACCTCGGCAGATCGAGCGACATCGGGCCCTACGCCCCGACTCCGATCGTCCTCCATCCACAGGCCACCGCGCCGGAGGACGAGTTTGCGAATCAGGGTGGAGCACCACTCCCGATCTCGACCGTTCGCGTGTTGCACGTCGTTAACGGGGAACATTTCGCGGGCGCCGAACGCGTCCAGTCACACCTCGGGCGGTGCTTGCCGCGATATTCGGTCCAGGCCGACTTCGCCTGCGTCAAACCGGGGCTGTTTGCGAAAACTCTGGCCGATCACGGCGGGGCCTGGGGGGGCTGTTACCGCACCGAAATGAAGAACCGCTTTGACGTCCGCGCCGCCTGGAAGATTCGTCAGCTGGCCCGACGAAACCACTATGACCTGTTGCACGCGCACACACCACGAACGGCGATGATCGCCTCGCTCGCCTCGCGTTTAACCGGACTGCCCTGGATTTACCACGTCCACAGCCCCGCCGCTCGCGATTCGTCCAAACCGCTGACGAACCATCTCAACGCGGCAGTCGAGAAACTCTCGCTGCGCGGATGCAACCATCTGATTACCGTTTCAGAGAGTTTGCGGCTGGATTGCATTCGTCGAGGTTGCCGCGAGGAGGATGTCTCGGTGGTTCACAACGGCGTGCCCGCCATTTGTCCCGAAAGAACGAGGACGCCGATGGTCGGCGGTCGCTGGGTACTGGGGATGGTCGCCTTGATGCGACCGAGAAAGGGTCTGGAGGTGGCGTTGGAAGCGGTGGCAAAGTTGCGGGACCGCCACGACGTTCGACTGCGGATCATCGGCCCGTTCGAAACGGAAGCCTACAAGGAATCGATCGAGGACCTGATCGCACAGCTGCAGATCACGGGACTGATCGAGCGAGTCGGATTCACCGAGAACGTTCCCGCGGAACTGGCCAAGCTGGATGCGATGGTGCTACCGAGTCTGTACGGGGAAGGGCTGCCGATGGTCGTCTTGGAAGCCATGGCCGCGGGTTTACCGGTGGTCGCGACACGCGTCGAGGGGACCCCCGAAGCGGTGACCGACGGCGCCCAGGGATTGCTGGCCGAACCGGGCGATGCCGAGAGCTTGGCCGGAAAACTGGACGAACTGATCTCGGGCGTGCACGACTGGCAACAAATGTCCAACGCCGCGATCGAACGTCACGGGGAAGCGTTTTCCGACATCGCGATGGCCAGCCGCACCGCCGACGTCTATCGAAAGGTGCTGGCCAATACGATCCCGACGATCCGCTAA
- a CDS encoding Dabb family protein: protein MARLAHHVFFTLKDNSPAAVDSLVADCQKYLDDHDGVVGFSVGRRDTDLDRAVNVKFDVSLHVIFRDRATHDVYQTAPRHLEFIERQKENWATVQVCDSLLED, encoded by the coding sequence ATGGCACGGCTCGCCCACCACGTTTTTTTCACGCTCAAAGACAACAGCCCCGCAGCGGTCGACAGCTTGGTCGCTGACTGCCAGAAATACCTGGACGACCATGACGGCGTGGTAGGGTTTTCCGTCGGTCGCCGCGACACCGACCTGGACCGGGCGGTGAACGTCAAATTCGACGTCTCGCTGCACGTGATCTTCCGTGACCGCGCGACGCACGACGTCTATCAAACGGCACCGCGGCACCTGGAATTCATCGAGCGTCAGAAAGAGAACTGGGCGACGGTCCAGGTCTGTGACAGCCTGCTGGAAGATTAG
- the ligA gene encoding NAD-dependent DNA ligase LigA, translating to MTTPAQRVQTLRDQIRAHDHAYYVLAKPSISDLQYDRLLEELRALETEHPELLSSDSPTQRIGDQPVEHLVQVPHRVPMLSIDNTYSREELKAYFDRTEKLLDGESIEWVMEYKIDGVAASVRYEAGEMKLALTRGNGTVGDDITHNIRTVRDLPLRTTGDKTPSVLEVRGEVYMTNTDLADLNERQVAAGAEPFKNTRNVTAGTIRLLDPAIAAERNLRFFCHGVGEVDGLAAKNHMQFLQEIASYGIPMTPDVRVFPNAAAVLVAVEALEQGMPDLEFEVDGIVFKVNDFAQREKLGMRSKSPRWLIAYKFERYEAVTRLNDISVQVGKTGAVTPVAHLEPVDIADTTVSRASLHNADEIERLDVRVGDVVVVEKAGKIIPKVVRVEKHLRKGVLPAYQFPQNCPECDTELVRDDGGVYIRCPNPQCPAQLKQRLIYFGSRPGMDIDGLGEEVVDLLLGHGLVHSYADLYRLSVDQVAALDWLKPRKGKDGKQIIVKVGERNAKNLITGIDNSRDRGLARVLSSISIRHVGPRVASLITAKYHTLDLLREASVEDLAGLHEIGDRIAESLHDFLHSDYGRKTLDELRSQGVQLEDPEPVAVEGGRLLEGKTVVVTGTLKHYKRDEIKKLIAALGGRASGSVSKNTDFLVAGEKAGSKLTKANELGVQVLSETAFQELVAGADS from the coding sequence ATGACGACTCCGGCCCAACGCGTCCAAACCCTGCGCGATCAAATCCGCGCGCACGACCATGCCTACTACGTTCTGGCCAAGCCCTCGATCAGCGACTTGCAGTACGATCGCTTGCTGGAAGAGTTACGTGCGCTCGAAACGGAGCACCCGGAATTGCTGTCCTCCGATTCACCGACCCAGCGAATCGGTGATCAACCGGTCGAGCACCTGGTCCAAGTCCCGCATCGCGTTCCGATGCTGTCGATCGACAACACGTACAGCCGCGAGGAGTTGAAAGCCTACTTTGACCGCACCGAAAAACTGCTCGATGGCGAGTCGATCGAGTGGGTGATGGAATACAAGATCGACGGCGTGGCGGCGTCGGTGCGATACGAAGCTGGGGAAATGAAACTCGCGCTGACACGGGGCAACGGCACGGTCGGCGACGACATCACGCACAACATCCGCACCGTTCGTGATCTGCCGCTTCGTACCACGGGAGACAAAACGCCCAGCGTTCTGGAGGTCCGAGGCGAAGTCTACATGACCAACACGGACCTGGCGGATCTGAACGAGCGACAAGTCGCGGCCGGCGCCGAGCCATTCAAGAACACCCGCAACGTCACCGCCGGAACGATCCGGTTGCTCGATCCGGCCATCGCCGCAGAACGCAACCTGCGTTTCTTTTGTCACGGTGTGGGCGAAGTCGACGGGCTGGCCGCGAAAAACCACATGCAGTTTTTGCAGGAAATCGCCTCCTACGGCATCCCGATGACTCCCGATGTCCGTGTGTTCCCTAACGCGGCAGCTGTGCTGGTGGCGGTCGAAGCCTTGGAACAGGGCATGCCTGACTTGGAATTCGAAGTCGACGGGATCGTATTCAAGGTCAACGATTTTGCCCAGCGCGAAAAACTGGGCATGCGGAGCAAGAGTCCGCGCTGGTTAATCGCTTATAAATTCGAACGCTACGAAGCGGTCACGCGGCTGAACGACATCAGCGTCCAGGTCGGAAAGACTGGTGCGGTGACGCCGGTTGCGCATTTGGAACCGGTCGACATCGCCGACACCACCGTCTCGCGCGCCTCACTACACAACGCCGACGAAATCGAGCGTCTGGACGTGCGCGTCGGCGACGTTGTTGTGGTCGAAAAGGCGGGCAAGATTATCCCCAAAGTCGTCCGGGTGGAAAAACACCTCCGCAAGGGTGTGTTGCCGGCGTATCAATTCCCGCAAAACTGTCCCGAGTGCGATACCGAACTGGTGCGTGATGATGGCGGGGTCTACATCCGCTGTCCCAACCCCCAATGTCCCGCGCAGCTGAAACAACGATTGATCTACTTCGGCAGCCGTCCGGGTATGGACATCGACGGACTGGGCGAAGAGGTCGTGGATTTGCTGTTGGGACACGGCTTGGTGCACAGCTATGCCGACCTGTATCGGCTGTCGGTCGACCAGGTCGCGGCGCTGGACTGGTTGAAACCGCGAAAGGGTAAAGACGGGAAACAAATCATCGTCAAGGTCGGCGAACGAAATGCGAAGAATCTGATCACGGGGATCGACAACAGCCGAGACCGCGGGCTGGCGCGAGTGCTGTCGTCGATCTCGATTCGCCACGTCGGCCCGCGCGTCGCTTCGCTGATCACGGCCAAGTACCACACCCTAGACCTGCTCCGCGAAGCTTCGGTCGAAGATCTGGCGGGGCTGCATGAGATCGGCGACCGAATCGCCGAGAGCCTGCATGACTTTTTGCACAGCGATTACGGCCGGAAAACGCTCGACGAACTCCGATCACAGGGCGTGCAACTCGAAGACCCCGAACCTGTCGCGGTCGAAGGCGGTCGTTTGTTGGAAGGGAAGACGGTCGTCGTGACCGGGACGCTGAAACACTACAAACGAGACGAAATAAAAAAATTGATCGCCGCACTCGGCGGCCGGGCCTCTGGCAGCGTCAGCAAGAACACCGACTTTCTGGTCGCGGGTGAAAAAGCCGGCAGCAAGCTGACCAAAGCTAACGAATTGGGGGTCCAGGTGCTCTCCGAAACCGCGTTTCAGGAGCTGGTCGCCGGCGCAGACTCCTAG
- a CDS encoding CDP-alcohol phosphatidyltransferase family protein — translation MLYETDRWLTLPNLVTGARIVGSPALIPLAIGRHMTLLAALALFLVFTEWLDGFLARRSHMTSSVGARLDTVADAVFYLSLLGALLALQGDQVAKEKYWMLAAIASYALSWSACLVKFRQLPSYHTWAAKGVWLIIIPATILWVAGVTPWLVRVSMVCVTLANLEAIYITHVLSQCQVDVPSLWHAKRIERLRSMT, via the coding sequence TTGCTGTATGAAACTGACCGCTGGCTGACGCTCCCGAACCTGGTCACCGGCGCACGCATCGTCGGATCCCCCGCCTTGATCCCGTTGGCGATCGGGCGGCACATGACCTTGCTGGCGGCGCTGGCGCTGTTTCTGGTGTTCACCGAGTGGCTGGACGGATTCCTTGCCCGGCGATCCCACATGACCTCCTCCGTCGGCGCCCGCTTGGACACCGTGGCGGACGCGGTCTTCTACCTTTCGCTACTGGGGGCCTTGCTTGCCCTTCAAGGCGATCAGGTTGCCAAAGAGAAGTATTGGATGCTGGCCGCCATCGCGAGCTATGCGTTGAGCTGGTCGGCATGCTTGGTCAAGTTTCGGCAGTTGCCCAGTTACCACACGTGGGCCGCCAAGGGCGTGTGGCTGATCATTATCCCGGCAACGATCTTGTGGGTCGCCGGCGTCACTCCCTGGCTGGTGCGTGTTTCCATGGTTTGCGTGACGCTGGCCAATCTCGAAGCCATCTACATCACCCATGTCCTTTCCCAGTGTCAGGTCGACGTTCCGTCGCTGTGGCACGCCAAGCGGATTGAAAGACTGCGCTCGATGACATGA